One window of the Podospora pseudopauciseta strain CBS 411.78 chromosome 4, whole genome shotgun sequence genome contains the following:
- a CDS encoding hypothetical protein (COG:S; EggNog:ENOG503PEP6; antiSMASH:Cluster_4) translates to MQLKTLFSLVVPLLGLQSSVHSLNIPPAQELHLRDEINAQGGQSNQLYKFEVGIYKRNNVTWDAFAAFLVNSRYPKVKPLVAKHGVAVWTETLTPPSARAIAAGAIPPGWTVPQYDSISTYYVSDPSVLGALTTDPAWIALEIAAAGYVDGSRGTLLAGFETVKYEKPKKGGKGKKRDCLLD, encoded by the exons ATGCAGCTCAAGACACTCTTTTCTCTCGTGGTGCCCCTGCTGGGACTTCAAAGCTCAGTACACAGTCTCAACATTCCACCCGCTCAGGAGCTGCATCTTCGCGACGAGATCAACGCTCAGGGAGGCCAATCGAACCAACTGTACAAGTTTGAGGTTGGAATCTACAAGCGAAACAACGTCACGTGGGACGCCTTCGCCGCCTTTCTCGTCAACTCTCGCTATCCCAAGGTGAAGCCACTTGTGGCCAAGCATGGCGTTGCTGTTTGGACCGAG ACCTTGACGCCACCTTCAGCACGAGCCATTGCCGCAGGCGCCATCCCTCCCGGCTGGACGGTGCCGCAGTATGACTCCATCTCGACTTACTACGTCAGCGATCCCTCTGTTCTCGGCGCCTTGACCACTGACCCAGCCTGGATTGCGTTGGAGATTGCTGCCGCGGGGTATGTGGATGGATCAAGAGGAACGCTTCTGGCCGGTTTCGAGACTGTCAAGTATGAGAAGCCGAAGAAGGGAGGCAAAGGCAAGAAGAGAGACTGTTTGCTAGATTAG
- a CDS encoding hypothetical protein (EggNog:ENOG503Q02Y; antiSMASH:Cluster_4), with translation MALIHRFAFPGLQPPTHNQSASEPKMKLSTFLFLSLTTQTIALNPAKPLRRQDGPSLLCPVPCDSTWCCLTGQTCQENSNSDIPYACDDPLLQTTEEPFALETFISVISSIESDVVSLGCSLEGVLSGSSCSITVTPLTSYTFETGLPTERPTPRPDNVVSSSTSSARVGENGRRGGMDGGLLGAGLGMVVGWLV, from the coding sequence ATGGCACTCATCCATCGTTTCGCCTTTCCCGGTTTGCAGCCTCCCACCCACAATCAATCCGCCTCGGAACCGAAAATGAAGCTCTCAACCTTTCTCTTCCTATCCCTTACCACCCAAACCATCGCCTTAAACCCTGCCAAACCCCTCCGGCGCCAGGACGGACCGTCCCTCCTCTGCCCAGTCCCGTGCGACTCAACATGGTGCTGTCTAACCGGCCAAACCTGTCAAGAGAACTCAAACTCTGACATTCCCTACGCATGTGACGACCCCCTCCTACAAACCACAGAGGAGCCCTTCGCACTGGAGACGTTCATTTCGGTGATAAGCTCGATTGAGTCGGATGTCGTATCGCTCGGATGCAGTCTGGAGGGGGTGCTGAGTGGGAGCTCGTGCAGTATCACCGTGACACCGTTGACGAGCTACACGTTTGAGACTGGGCTGCCCACTGAACGACCGACGCCGAGGCCTGACAATGTCGTGAGTAGTAGTACCAGCAGCGCTagggttggggagaatggaaggagagggggaatgGATGGGGGTTTGCTGggtgctgggttggggatggtggtggggtggttggtttga
- a CDS encoding hypothetical protein (EggNog:ENOG503Q00E; antiSMASH:Cluster_4), which produces MRRASRAPDRPGGNAQDAPVLLQDLLPHASATAPYSPNIDSDHHNDPLPTPPLIPNTTSNIPTSPPNIQHNPAAPTPPVPPPTTPPQPPLTNSATPQPPFTSPISTIPNQQPSNPSSTTFTPSSPNLSTRLTKLLTRLSTLPTPPVITHLHKHLKVPTILLITLLLFIFVTLISWQAHNLDWPLARIPIPSGILLLTIVAKFTDWALAGVTDDAWERLQWGPLLQRGRGNMLTFLVMGSGFGSWCRVLFSSEVQPGEETKLMRLRRLVRTKWKWRPRFSARFWSFIRIFVWLFVQFPGLILMAMIENKDSFRPTAWADVTGGLGAFNVSAGWFQPGDPSTYRQVFGMLQDPTITVTTTPIGEECSREDSCQSYILSGGTTLVQPWAFVPRQLTDNHAYVIENVPAYQIDGWETSFNHSLPYASWTDDQCRVFTSQSPLGAVDGSLQICVKNDGDDGRLLAGIRECGSNVDKTGNCTLDPAYPGWDSFPAFSSVIELYRLNVDLVTDRHTQTIIELSNQASPIKQIIAPEDFLDAFALLLCPFPTNSTQISRWCAPNAVNQQLTASLAWRIQLANSERYFDNQLSMDMLRNLFATVLYMFNPVYRAISIDGSVPWRPSETVPGLPPENTFRGSPAIQSSYVAPATWTVVAFIVSAVVLISAAVIAMVVSSVYADMPDLNKFLVLDGMKVVVVDPATGDETFFGDVVCREKTKEGVIYVANRTTVCLARSGATAGSDGNASSPASR; this is translated from the exons ATGCGGCGAGCAAGTCGAGCTCCAGATCGACCTGGAGGAAATGCCCAAGATGCTCCAGTTTTGCTCCAAGACCTCTTACCTCATGCTTCAGCTACCGCCCCGTATTCCCCCAATATTGACTCAGATCATCACAACGACCCATTACCAACACCTCCATTAATCCCAAACACCACGAGCAACATCCCGacctccccaccaaacaTTCAACATAATCCAGcggcaccaacaccaccagtcccaccaccgacaacccctcctcaaccacctctcaCCAACTCCGCaacccctcaacctcccttcACTTCCCCAATCTCAaccatccccaaccagcAACCATCCAAcccatcttccaccaccttcactccttcctccccaaacctctcaACCCGTCTCACCAAACTCCTCACCCGGCTATCAACcctcccaacaccccccgtcatcacccacctccaTAAACACCTCAAAgtccccaccatcctcctcatcaccctcctcctcttcatcttcgtcaCCCTCATCTCCTGGCAAGCCCACAACCTCGACTGGCCTCTCGCCAGAATTCCGATCCCCTCCGGCATTCTCCTCCTGACAATAGTAGCCAAGTTCACAGACTGGGCACTCGCCGGCGTAACCGACGACGCCTGGGAACGACTGCAATGGGGTCCATTACTGCAGCGAGGCCGAGGGAACATGTTGACGTTCCTGGTGATGGGTTCCGGGTTCGGGAGCTGGTGCAGGGTGTTATTTTCTTCGGAGGTAcagccgggggaggagacgaagttgatgaggctgaggaggttAGTCAGGACGAAATGGAAATGGCGGCCTCGGTTCAGCGCTCGGTTCTGGAGTTTCATCCGCATCTTCGTTTGGTTGTTTGTCCAATTCCCAGGCTTGATTCTCATGGCCATGATCGAGAACAAAGACTCCTTCCGCCCAACAGCATGGGCGGACGTCACcggtgggttgggggcgtTCAACGTGAGCGCGGGTTGGTTCCAGCCTGGTGACCCATCCACTTATCGACAGGTTTTTGGTATGCTTCAAGACCCAACCATCACGGTGACTACCACGCCAATAGGTGAGGAATGTAGTCGGGAGGATAGCTGTCAGTCGTACATCTTGTCCGGGGGGACAACCCTTGTTCAGCCTTGGGCTTTTGTACCGCGGCAATTGACTGACAACCACGCCTATGTAATTGAGAACGTGCCGGCGTATCAAATCGATGGCTGGGAGACCTCATTCAACCATTCGTTGCCGTATGCCTCCTGGACTGACGACCAGTGTCGGGTGTTCACCTCTCAAAGCCCGCTGGGTGCGGTTGATGGCTCGCTTCAAATTTGTGTGAAGAAcgatggagatgatggacgGTTGTTGGCAG GCATCCGAGAATGTGGTAGCAACGTGGACAAGACCGGCAATTGCACCCTTGATCCGGCCTATCCAGGGTGGGATTCCTTCCCGGCTTTCTCATCTGTCATCGAACTGTATCGACTGAACGTAGACCTTGTGACAGACCGTCACACCCAGACCATCATCGAGCTGTCCAACCAAGCTAGTCCAATCAAGCAGATAATCGCCCCTGAAGACTTCCTCGACGCATTCGCCCTCCTTCTCTGCCCCTTCCCCACAAACTCGACCCAAATCTCCCGATGGTGCGCCCCCAACGCCGTAAACCAACAGCTCACAGCTTCGCTCGCGTGGAGAATCCAACTGGCCAACAGCGAGAGGTACTTTGACAACCAACTCTCCATGGACATGCTTCGTAATCTCTTTGCAACGGTGTTGTATATGTTTAACCCAGTCTATCGGGCTATTTCCATCGATGGTTCCGTGCCGTGGAGACCCAGCGAGACAGTACCTGGGCTGCCACCAGAGAACACCTTTCGAGGGTCCCCAGCCATCCAGTCGAGCTATGTCGCCCCGGCTACTTGGACTGTGGTTGCTTTCATCGTGTCGGCGGTAGTACTAATCTCTGCGGCGGTCATCGCGATGGTTGTGTCGTCTGTATATGCCGATATGCCTGACCTTAACAAGttcttggtgttggatgGGATGAAAGTCGTTGTCGTTGATCCCGCAACGGGGGATGAGACTTTCTTTGGCGATGTTGTATGTCGGGAGAAGACGAAGGAAGGAGTTATTTACGTGGCGAACCGGACGACCGTCTGTCTTGCGAGGAGTGGGGCGACGGCAGGGAGCGACGGGAATGCATCATCACCTGCTTCGAGATGA